One window from the genome of Pelobates fuscus isolate aPelFus1 chromosome 13, aPelFus1.pri, whole genome shotgun sequence encodes:
- the IFT43 gene encoding intraflagellar transport protein 43 homolog, with the protein MDDVLDLGENQTRRSGIRMGRRARHSQDTQQDEENTSRSQSGKEGPPKPLRQGGWADVSSGPLKSGKRGADDVEDSRLKQKSLDDESDEGGDIPVIPDLEEMQEEDLALQVAAPPSVQVNRVMTYIDLDKDLMRHAAFQTLDGDIDLKLLTKVLSPEPEVREDDALWDRDLLYTEVSSELVTEWDVGKAEKEDTTRNSPLVT; encoded by the exons ATGGACGATGTCCTGGATCTGGGGGAGAATCAGACCCGGAGATCG GGGATAAGGATGGGACGTCGAGCACGACATTCTCAAGACACCCAGCAAGATGAAGAAAATACTTCTCGTTCTCAGTCTGGAAAAGAG GGGCCCCCTAAACCTCTACGGCAGGGAGGATGGGCTGATGTCTCTTCTGGGCCTTTAAA GTCTGGGAAACGAGGAGCTGATGATGTAGAAGA TAGCCGACTGAAGCAGAAATCTCTGGATGATGAGTCTGATGAAGGAGGAG ATATCCCAGTAATTCCAGACCTGGAGGAAATGCAGGAAGAGGATTTAGCTCTACAAGTTGCTGCACCTCCCAG TGTGCAGGTCAATAGAGTGATGACCTATATCGACTTGGACAAGGATCTCATGAGACATGCAGCCTTTCAGACGCTG GATGGAGATATTGATCTAAAACTGCTGACTAAAGTGCTCTCTCCAGAACCAGAAGTGAGAGAG GATGATGCACTCTGGGATCGGGACTTACTCTACACTGAGGTGTCATCAGAGCTGGTCACTGAGTGGGATGTAGGAAAAGCTGAAAAAGAAGACACCACAAGGAACAGCCCATTGGTCACCTGA